In Corynebacterium afermentans subsp. afermentans, a genomic segment contains:
- a CDS encoding alkylhydroperoxidase domain protein — MSNDIIDLLAETPADLADLRRRRPEAVENAQRSFAALFEPTNPTLIEALPVSTRYAVAAFVAGISGAQRAAEFYADLLADEDESLVAVVEDAVRAGVSAGPYAGGDFVTFGDNALAVAFDFAHLLTFHPKDASPAAIGHLQEVGYNENAIVSLGQLIAFVAFQLRVVHGVRVLAGGGGVPEGVDRRAGVADPGWAPAAATLQPEVVAPEKFVAHPLGWKPWVAPLEKGELTDAHIDALIKPERADMEYFRLLARDPQALKARTLTDLDIFYNTEGGLGRAERELAATVASRLNGCEYCASVHQARSKDEGGDAEAIDTLLDEGVTADLSSDLWNAIRDAAVALTRTPYEFGAPHVDALRAAGLDDLAVLDVVNSSAFFNWANRLMLTLGAPDVPKRYR; from the coding sequence TTGTCTAACGACATTATCGACCTGCTCGCAGAAACCCCGGCCGACCTTGCCGACCTGCGCCGCCGCCGACCCGAAGCGGTTGAAAACGCCCAGCGCAGCTTCGCAGCCCTGTTTGAGCCCACCAACCCGACACTCATCGAGGCCCTGCCGGTATCCACCCGCTATGCCGTCGCCGCCTTCGTCGCCGGCATTTCCGGTGCACAGCGTGCCGCGGAGTTCTACGCGGACTTGCTTGCCGACGAAGACGAGTCGCTCGTTGCCGTGGTCGAAGACGCGGTGCGCGCAGGTGTGTCCGCCGGCCCGTACGCGGGCGGGGACTTTGTCACCTTCGGCGACAACGCACTCGCCGTCGCCTTCGACTTCGCCCACCTGCTGACCTTCCACCCGAAGGACGCCTCGCCCGCAGCGATCGGGCACCTGCAGGAGGTGGGCTACAACGAGAACGCGATTGTCTCGCTCGGTCAGCTCATCGCCTTTGTGGCGTTCCAGCTGCGTGTCGTGCACGGCGTGCGTGTGCTGGCGGGTGGCGGCGGGGTGCCGGAGGGCGTCGATAGGCGAGCTGGCGTTGCGGATCCCGGTTGGGCGCCCGCCGCTGCCACCCTGCAGCCCGAGGTGGTCGCGCCCGAGAAGTTTGTCGCGCACCCGCTGGGGTGGAAGCCGTGGGTGGCGCCGCTGGAAAAGGGCGAGCTGACCGACGCGCACATTGACGCGCTGATCAAGCCCGAGCGCGCCGACATGGAGTACTTCCGCCTGCTCGCGCGCGACCCGCAGGCGCTGAAAGCCCGCACGCTGACGGACCTGGACATCTTCTACAACACCGAAGGAGGGCTGGGCCGCGCCGAGCGCGAACTCGCCGCTACTGTGGCCTCGCGCCTGAACGGCTGCGAGTACTGCGCATCCGTGCACCAGGCACGTTCCAAGGATGAGGGCGGCGACGCGGAGGCCATTGACACGCTTCTCGACGAAGGCGTCACCGCCGACCTCTCATCCGATCTGTGGAACGCCATCCGCGACGCCGCGGTGGCGCTGACCCGCACCCCCTACGAGTTCGGCGCGCCGCACGTGGACGCGCTGCGGGCCGCTGGCCTGGACGACCTGGCGGTGCTGGACGTGGTGAACTCGTCCGCGTTCTTCAACTGGGCGAACCGGCTCATGCTCACCCTCGGCGCGCCGGATGTGCCGAAGCGTTACCGTTAG
- a CDS encoding PspC domain-containing protein — protein sequence MAQGSSTSLKHMWDTRPYRIPKDEGGRAVIAGVCVGAGERYKVDPVAMRIAFVIFSLVFGGGIFAYLLCWFVMPRVGMTITPAKAIVTPKEQLTPHEIEERKPGWWLLLGLIICLPALNQAADLRGALLSFAVFFFVWFFTYARQPEPPAGPNSNDDLVWR from the coding sequence ATGGCTCAAGGATCTTCGACATCGCTTAAGCACATGTGGGACACGCGCCCGTACCGCATCCCGAAGGACGAGGGTGGGCGCGCCGTCATCGCCGGTGTCTGCGTCGGCGCCGGTGAGCGCTACAAGGTGGACCCGGTGGCCATGCGCATCGCGTTTGTCATCTTCAGCCTCGTTTTCGGCGGCGGCATCTTCGCCTACCTGCTGTGCTGGTTTGTCATGCCGCGCGTGGGCATGACCATCACCCCGGCCAAGGCGATCGTCACACCGAAAGAGCAGCTCACCCCGCACGAGATTGAGGAACGCAAGCCCGGGTGGTGGCTGCTTCTCGGCCTGATTATCTGCCTGCCCGCGCTTAACCAGGCGGCAGACCTGCGCGGCGCGCTGCTCAGCTTCGCCGTGTTCTTCTTCGTCTGGTTCTTCACCTACGCGCGCCAGCCGGAGCCGCCGGCAGGCCCCAACAGCAACGACGACCTGGTCTGGCGCTAG
- a CDS encoding AMIN-like domain-containing (lipo)protein, whose product MFKFSGLSRVALAGACVAASVACSACSVVGDGAGKTLTGSLASPAKKPQPLGAADSSPKTQRPSEPSRLAVVGVRVGAHEGFDRVVVDLAGDGDPGWFVDYTSTPMQETVGQPLQVAGNFFLNINVDGTVYPFELGKDNDVPVTMAGDTGNVIDVISAGTYEGRSQVVVGLRSELPYSVQVLKDPTRVVVDIVQK is encoded by the coding sequence GTGTTTAAATTCTCCGGTCTTTCGCGCGTGGCGCTCGCGGGCGCGTGCGTGGCTGCTTCTGTGGCGTGCAGCGCCTGCAGCGTCGTCGGCGACGGTGCCGGAAAAACCCTGACGGGCAGCTTGGCCTCCCCCGCTAAGAAACCGCAGCCGCTGGGCGCTGCAGACTCGTCGCCGAAGACGCAGCGCCCGTCCGAGCCCTCGCGCCTGGCCGTGGTGGGCGTGCGCGTCGGCGCGCACGAGGGCTTCGACCGCGTGGTGGTGGACTTGGCAGGCGACGGCGATCCGGGCTGGTTCGTGGACTACACCTCCACCCCGATGCAGGAGACGGTGGGCCAACCGCTGCAGGTGGCGGGCAACTTTTTCCTCAACATCAACGTCGACGGCACCGTATACCCCTTTGAGCTGGGCAAGGACAACGACGTCCCGGTGACCATGGCGGGCGACACCGGCAACGTCATCGACGTGATCAGCGCGGGCACGTACGAGGGCCGCAGCCAGGTCGTGGTGGGACTGCGCTCCGAGCTGCCGTACTCGGTGCAGGTGCTCAAGGATCCCACGCGCGTTGTCGTGGATATCGTGCAGAAGTAG
- a CDS encoding Y-family DNA polymerase, with translation MRAAALWFPDWPVQAARLESGDELTEPIAIAAQHRVKVCSHAARQVGIRRGMRVRNAQAVAPELTVVEDNPDRDGRMFASLAASFDEVAASVEVIRPGLVVVDVDAAGRFHGSEGKALEMLIDAASRRGIDAFAGAADEIATALIAARTSQVIPPGGSAEFLAVQPLGVLVAEESLAADMDTVKALGQLGISTLGELAKLPPNAVTTRFGTKGMRIHRIASAAPDRRVAPELPVEDLAVAITPEDPIERVDAAAFAARALAASLHERLKDTGRNCLRLKVIAELHDGSRVERVWRTREPLTEAATADRVRWQLDGWLTNGGAGAITSLILEPLEFAAPEPVGELWADGASTDTARRVVERVQSQLGIDAVLQPRLVGGRGVAERVAMVPFGEEPEDVDRQSWPGAIPQPLPARLGGGIDHPASRIMLINAAGAPVIVTAEALLNSEPYGLAWGDKRYLVTGWAGPWPVDADWWMQTKLPAGRVARMQVVGREGGEGGAATGWLLVWSRRSWRVEAVY, from the coding sequence ATGAGGGCCGCGGCACTGTGGTTTCCGGACTGGCCGGTGCAGGCGGCGCGGCTGGAATCGGGCGATGAGCTGACAGAACCCATCGCAATCGCGGCGCAGCACCGGGTAAAGGTGTGCTCGCACGCCGCGCGCCAGGTGGGCATCCGCCGCGGGATGCGGGTGCGCAACGCCCAGGCGGTCGCGCCCGAGCTGACGGTGGTAGAGGACAACCCGGACCGCGACGGGCGCATGTTCGCCTCGCTGGCCGCCAGCTTCGACGAGGTCGCCGCCAGCGTGGAGGTGATACGCCCTGGGCTCGTGGTGGTGGACGTGGACGCCGCGGGCCGCTTCCACGGCAGTGAGGGCAAAGCACTCGAGATGCTTATCGACGCCGCCTCGCGCCGCGGCATCGACGCCTTCGCAGGCGCCGCCGACGAGATCGCCACCGCGCTGATCGCCGCGCGCACCTCCCAGGTGATCCCGCCGGGAGGATCGGCCGAGTTTTTGGCAGTGCAGCCGCTGGGCGTGCTGGTGGCGGAAGAGTCGCTCGCTGCGGACATGGACACCGTCAAAGCGCTGGGGCAGCTTGGCATTTCCACACTCGGGGAGCTGGCGAAACTGCCGCCGAACGCGGTGACCACCCGTTTTGGCACCAAAGGTATGCGCATCCACCGCATTGCCTCCGCCGCGCCGGACCGCCGCGTCGCCCCGGAGCTGCCGGTGGAGGACCTCGCCGTGGCGATCACCCCCGAGGACCCGATCGAGCGCGTGGACGCCGCCGCGTTCGCCGCCCGGGCCCTGGCCGCCAGCCTGCACGAACGACTCAAAGACACCGGCCGCAACTGCCTGCGCCTGAAAGTTATCGCCGAGCTTCACGACGGCTCCCGCGTCGAACGCGTCTGGCGCACTCGCGAACCGCTCACCGAAGCCGCCACCGCGGACCGCGTGCGCTGGCAGCTCGACGGCTGGCTGACAAACGGCGGCGCCGGCGCAATCACCAGCCTCATCCTCGAGCCGCTCGAATTCGCCGCGCCCGAACCAGTCGGCGAACTGTGGGCCGACGGCGCCTCCACCGACACCGCGCGCCGGGTGGTGGAGCGCGTCCAATCCCAACTCGGCATCGACGCGGTGCTTCAACCGCGGCTCGTCGGCGGGCGCGGGGTGGCCGAGCGCGTGGCGATGGTGCCGTTCGGGGAGGAACCGGAGGACGTCGATAGGCAATCGTGGCCCGGTGCGATCCCTCAACCCCTGCCCGCGCGCCTCGGCGGCGGCATCGACCACCCGGCCTCGCGCATCATGCTTATCAACGCTGCCGGCGCCCCCGTCATCGTCACCGCCGAAGCCCTGCTAAACAGCGAGCCGTACGGACTGGCCTGGGGCGACAAGCGCTACCTCGTCACCGGATGGGCGGGCCCGTGGCCCGTAGACGCGGACTGGTGGATGCAAACCAAACTGCCCGCAGGCCGCGTCGCGCGCATGCAGGTCGTGGGCCGCGAAGGAGGGGAAGGAGGCGCCGCGACCGGCTGGCTTTTGGTGTGGAGCCGGCGCAGCTGGCGCGTGGAAGCGGTGTATTAG